Proteins found in one Magnolia sinica isolate HGM2019 chromosome 5, MsV1, whole genome shotgun sequence genomic segment:
- the LOC131245947 gene encoding auxin response factor 18-like isoform X2, translating into MITFGESPKEPMKEVEKCLDSQLWHACAGGMVQMPPVNSKVYYFPQGQAEHAHGNVDFRNCTRIPPFILCRVAAVKFMADPETDEVYAKIRLVPVRNNEPDYMEDDGVLSGSSGPDVPEKPASFAKTLTQSDANNGGGFSVPRYCAETIFPRLDYSADPPVQTVLAKDVHGEIWKFRHIYRGTPRRHLLTTGWSTFVNHKKLIAGDSIVFLRTENGDLCVGIRRAKRGVGGGPESPSGWNPSAGNCVSPYGGFSVFLREDESKLMRNSSGGNLNSSGGLRGRGRVRPESVIEAATLAANGKPFEVVYYPRASTPEFCVKAAAMRAAMRIQWCSGMRFKMAFETEDSSRISWFMGTISSVQVADPTCWPNSPWRLLQVTWDEPDLLQNVKRVSPWLVELVSNVPAIHLTPFSPPRKKLRLLQHPEFPFDGQFPMPTFSSNPLGPSSPLCCPSDSTPAGIQGARHTQFGIISDLHLSKLQSGLFPASFQRLDHTAPASRISTGLIIGNPTIHDNVSCLLTIGNSSQNTKKSNEGKAPQLVLFGQPILTEQQISLSCSRDTVSPSDGNPDKTVNFSSDGALESSSCERFPWYKDRRTGELGFETGHCKVFMESEDVGRTLDLSVLGSYEELYRRLASMFGIERSEMLNHVLYRDAKGAVKHTGDEPFSEFTKTARRLTILVDSGGDNIGRKHDFNPFLSGYSYQYTSVFDMHTPSSPYQLLRAPKWDFSRCTPAVDISSVGVDQMRF; encoded by the exons ATGATCACATTTGGGGAGTCCCCCAAGGAACCCATGAAAGAGGTGGAAAAATGCTTGGATTCTCAGCTATGGCATGCCTGCGCTGGTGGAATGGTTCAGATGCCGCCAGTGAACTCGAAGGTCTATTACTTCCCTCAGGGCCAGGCGGAACACGCCCATGGGAACGTGGATTTTAGGAATTGCACAAGGATTCCGCCTTTTATCCTCTGCAGGGTTGCAGCGGTGAAATTCATGGCTGATCCTGAAACGGATGAGGTTTATGCAAAGATCCGGTTGGTTCCAGTGAGGAACAACGAGCCAGACTATATGGAAGATGATGGCGTTCTCAGTGGTAGCAGTGGACCCGATGTTCCGGAGAAGCCTGCATCTTTCGCGAAGACCTTGACACAGTCGGATGCCAACAACGGTGGTGGCTTCTCTGTCCCTCGTTACTGTGCAGAGACGATCTTCCCCCGCTTGGATTATTCTGCAGACCCCCCAGTTCAGACTGTCCTGGCTAAGGATGTTCACGGCGAGATTTGGAAATTCCGGCATATTTATCGTGGGACCCCTCGACGACATCTCCTGACAACTGGGTGGAGCACTTTTGTGAACCATAAGAAGCTCATTGCTGGGGATTCCATTGTGTTCTTGAGAACAGAGAATGGAGATCTCTGTGTTGGCATCCGGAGGGCGAAGAGAGGGGTAGGTGGCGGGCCGGAGTCACCATCAGGATGGAATCCATCGGCTGGAAACTGTGTCTCGCCATACGGAGGGTTTTCTGTCTTCTTGAGGGAAGATGAAAGCAAGCTGATGAGAAACAGTAGTGGTGGGAATCTTAATTCCAGTGGAGGCTTGAGGGGTAGGGGCAGAGTGAGGCCTGAATCCGTTATTGAAGCAGCGACTCTTGCTGCAAATGGGAAGCCTTTTGAGGTTGTTTACTACCCCCGGGCCAGTACTCCAGAGTTCTGTGTGAAGGCCGCAGCTATGAGGGCAGCTATGAGAATTCAGTGGTGCTCAGGAATGAGGTTTAAGATGGCTTTTGAGACAGAGGATTCTTCACGGATCAGCTGGTTTATGGGTACCATATCTTCTGTTCAGGTTGCAGACCCCACCTGTTGGCCTAATTCACCTTGGAGGCTTCTTCAG GTAACATGGGATGAACCGGATTTGCTACAGAATGTAAAACGTGTCAGCCCATGGCTGGTTGAATTGGTGTCGAACGTGCCAGCTATCCATCTGACTCCCTTCTCACCACCAAGGAAAAAGTTGCGGCTCCTCCAGCACCCAGAATTTCCCTTCGACGGCCAATTTCCAATGCCAACATTTTCCAGCAATCCCCTTGGGCCCAGCAGCCCCTTGTGTTGTCCATCAGACAGCACTCCTGCAGGCATACAGGGAGCCAGGCATACCCAATTTGGTATTATATCAGATCTCCATCTCAGCAAACTTCAATCAGGTCTATTTCCAGCCAGTTTTCAGCGGCTTGATCACACTGCTCCAGCGTCCAGAATCTCTACTGGCCTCATCATTGGCAACCCCACCATCCATGATAATGTCTCTTGCTTGCTGACTATTGGGAATTCTTCGCAGAACACAAAGAAATCCAATGAAGGAAAGGCACCCCAGTTAGTGCTCTTTGGACAGCCGATACTCACTGAGCAGCAGATATCTCTCAGCTGTTCTAGGGATACAGTCAGTCCATCTGATGGGAATCCAGACAAGACTGTGAACTTCTCATCTGATGGGGCTCTAGAAAGTTCATCCTGTGAACGGTTTCCATGGTACAAGGATCGGCGGACAGGTGAGCTTGGTTTCGAGACAGGGCATTGTAAGGTGTTCATGGAATCAGAGGATGTGGGTCGAACCCTCGATCTCTCAGTCCTTGGCTCATATGAAGAGCTATACAGAAGGCTGGCAAGCATGTTCGGCATAGAAAGATCAGAGATGCTGAATCATGTGCTTTACCGAGATGCAAAAGGTGCAGTTAAACACACTGGAGATGAACCATTCAG TGAGTTCACGAAAACAGCACGGAGGCTAACGATTCTTGTGGATTCGGGTGGCGACAACATTGGAAG AAAGCATGATTTCAACCCTTTTCTTTCAGGCTATTCCTACCAATACACATCAGTGTTTGATATGCATACCCCATCTTCTCCCTACCAACTTCTGAGAGCTCCAAAATGGG ATTTCAGTAGGTGTACACCCGCAGTAGACATCTCATCCGTTGGTGTGGATcaaatgagattttga
- the LOC131245947 gene encoding auxin response factor 18-like isoform X3, protein MITFGESPKEPMKEVEKCLDSQLWHACAGGMVQMPPVNSKVYYFPQGQAEHAHGNVDFRNCTRIPPFILCRVAAVKFMADPETDEVYAKIRLVPVRNNEPDYMEDDGVLSGSSGPDVPEKPASFAKTLTQSDANNGGGFSVPRYCAETIFPRLDYSADPPVQTVLAKDVHGEIWKFRHIYRGTPRRHLLTTGWSTFVNHKKLIAGDSIVFLRTENGDLCVGIRRAKRGVGGGPESPSGWNPSAGNCVSPYGGFSVFLREDESKLMRNSSGGNLNSSGGLRGRGRVRPESVIEAATLAANGKPFEVVYYPRASTPEFCVKAAAMRAAMRIQWCSGMRFKMAFETEDSSRISWFMGTISSVQVADPTCWPNSPWRLLQVTWDEPDLLQNVKRVSPWLVELVSNVPAIHLTPFSPPRKKLRLLQHPEFPFDGQFPMPTFSSNPLGPSSPLCCPSDSTPAGIQGARHTQFGIISDLHLSKLQSGLFPASFQRLDHTAPASRISTGLIIGNPTIHDNVSCLLTIGNSSQNTKKSNEGKAPQLVLFGQPILTEQQISLSCSRDTVSPSDGNPDKTVNFSSDGALESSSCERFPWYKDRRTGELGFETGHCKVFMESEDVGRTLDLSVLGSYEELYRRLASMFGIERSEMLNHVLYRDAKGAVKHTGDEPFSEFTKTARRLTILVDSGGDNIGRLFLPIHISV, encoded by the exons ATGATCACATTTGGGGAGTCCCCCAAGGAACCCATGAAAGAGGTGGAAAAATGCTTGGATTCTCAGCTATGGCATGCCTGCGCTGGTGGAATGGTTCAGATGCCGCCAGTGAACTCGAAGGTCTATTACTTCCCTCAGGGCCAGGCGGAACACGCCCATGGGAACGTGGATTTTAGGAATTGCACAAGGATTCCGCCTTTTATCCTCTGCAGGGTTGCAGCGGTGAAATTCATGGCTGATCCTGAAACGGATGAGGTTTATGCAAAGATCCGGTTGGTTCCAGTGAGGAACAACGAGCCAGACTATATGGAAGATGATGGCGTTCTCAGTGGTAGCAGTGGACCCGATGTTCCGGAGAAGCCTGCATCTTTCGCGAAGACCTTGACACAGTCGGATGCCAACAACGGTGGTGGCTTCTCTGTCCCTCGTTACTGTGCAGAGACGATCTTCCCCCGCTTGGATTATTCTGCAGACCCCCCAGTTCAGACTGTCCTGGCTAAGGATGTTCACGGCGAGATTTGGAAATTCCGGCATATTTATCGTGGGACCCCTCGACGACATCTCCTGACAACTGGGTGGAGCACTTTTGTGAACCATAAGAAGCTCATTGCTGGGGATTCCATTGTGTTCTTGAGAACAGAGAATGGAGATCTCTGTGTTGGCATCCGGAGGGCGAAGAGAGGGGTAGGTGGCGGGCCGGAGTCACCATCAGGATGGAATCCATCGGCTGGAAACTGTGTCTCGCCATACGGAGGGTTTTCTGTCTTCTTGAGGGAAGATGAAAGCAAGCTGATGAGAAACAGTAGTGGTGGGAATCTTAATTCCAGTGGAGGCTTGAGGGGTAGGGGCAGAGTGAGGCCTGAATCCGTTATTGAAGCAGCGACTCTTGCTGCAAATGGGAAGCCTTTTGAGGTTGTTTACTACCCCCGGGCCAGTACTCCAGAGTTCTGTGTGAAGGCCGCAGCTATGAGGGCAGCTATGAGAATTCAGTGGTGCTCAGGAATGAGGTTTAAGATGGCTTTTGAGACAGAGGATTCTTCACGGATCAGCTGGTTTATGGGTACCATATCTTCTGTTCAGGTTGCAGACCCCACCTGTTGGCCTAATTCACCTTGGAGGCTTCTTCAG GTAACATGGGATGAACCGGATTTGCTACAGAATGTAAAACGTGTCAGCCCATGGCTGGTTGAATTGGTGTCGAACGTGCCAGCTATCCATCTGACTCCCTTCTCACCACCAAGGAAAAAGTTGCGGCTCCTCCAGCACCCAGAATTTCCCTTCGACGGCCAATTTCCAATGCCAACATTTTCCAGCAATCCCCTTGGGCCCAGCAGCCCCTTGTGTTGTCCATCAGACAGCACTCCTGCAGGCATACAGGGAGCCAGGCATACCCAATTTGGTATTATATCAGATCTCCATCTCAGCAAACTTCAATCAGGTCTATTTCCAGCCAGTTTTCAGCGGCTTGATCACACTGCTCCAGCGTCCAGAATCTCTACTGGCCTCATCATTGGCAACCCCACCATCCATGATAATGTCTCTTGCTTGCTGACTATTGGGAATTCTTCGCAGAACACAAAGAAATCCAATGAAGGAAAGGCACCCCAGTTAGTGCTCTTTGGACAGCCGATACTCACTGAGCAGCAGATATCTCTCAGCTGTTCTAGGGATACAGTCAGTCCATCTGATGGGAATCCAGACAAGACTGTGAACTTCTCATCTGATGGGGCTCTAGAAAGTTCATCCTGTGAACGGTTTCCATGGTACAAGGATCGGCGGACAGGTGAGCTTGGTTTCGAGACAGGGCATTGTAAGGTGTTCATGGAATCAGAGGATGTGGGTCGAACCCTCGATCTCTCAGTCCTTGGCTCATATGAAGAGCTATACAGAAGGCTGGCAAGCATGTTCGGCATAGAAAGATCAGAGATGCTGAATCATGTGCTTTACCGAGATGCAAAAGGTGCAGTTAAACACACTGGAGATGAACCATTCAG TGAGTTCACGAAAACAGCACGGAGGCTAACGATTCTTGTGGATTCGGGTGGCGACAACATTGGAAG GCTATTCCTACCAATACACATCAGTGTTTGA
- the LOC131245947 gene encoding auxin response factor 18-like isoform X1, producing MITFGESPKEPMKEVEKCLDSQLWHACAGGMVQMPPVNSKVYYFPQGQAEHAHGNVDFRNCTRIPPFILCRVAAVKFMADPETDEVYAKIRLVPVRNNEPDYMEDDGVLSGSSGPDVPEKPASFAKTLTQSDANNGGGFSVPRYCAETIFPRLDYSADPPVQTVLAKDVHGEIWKFRHIYRGTPRRHLLTTGWSTFVNHKKLIAGDSIVFLRTENGDLCVGIRRAKRGVGGGPESPSGWNPSAGNCVSPYGGFSVFLREDESKLMRNSSGGNLNSSGGLRGRGRVRPESVIEAATLAANGKPFEVVYYPRASTPEFCVKAAAMRAAMRIQWCSGMRFKMAFETEDSSRISWFMGTISSVQVADPTCWPNSPWRLLQVTWDEPDLLQNVKRVSPWLVELVSNVPAIHLTPFSPPRKKLRLLQHPEFPFDGQFPMPTFSSNPLGPSSPLCCPSDSTPAGIQGARHTQFGIISDLHLSKLQSGLFPASFQRLDHTAPASRISTGLIIGNPTIHDNVSCLLTIGNSSQNTKKSNEGKAPQLVLFGQPILTEQQISLSCSRDTVSPSDGNPDKTVNFSSDGALESSSCERFPWYKDRRTGELGFETGHCKVFMESEDVGRTLDLSVLGSYEELYRRLASMFGIERSEMLNHVLYRDAKGAVKHTGDEPFSEFTKTARRLTILVDSGGDNIGRKHDFNPFLSGYSYQYTSVFDMHTPSSPYQLLRAPKWDYRMPIQEQMIAIYFGAGVNLFMQSYVSICF from the exons ATGATCACATTTGGGGAGTCCCCCAAGGAACCCATGAAAGAGGTGGAAAAATGCTTGGATTCTCAGCTATGGCATGCCTGCGCTGGTGGAATGGTTCAGATGCCGCCAGTGAACTCGAAGGTCTATTACTTCCCTCAGGGCCAGGCGGAACACGCCCATGGGAACGTGGATTTTAGGAATTGCACAAGGATTCCGCCTTTTATCCTCTGCAGGGTTGCAGCGGTGAAATTCATGGCTGATCCTGAAACGGATGAGGTTTATGCAAAGATCCGGTTGGTTCCAGTGAGGAACAACGAGCCAGACTATATGGAAGATGATGGCGTTCTCAGTGGTAGCAGTGGACCCGATGTTCCGGAGAAGCCTGCATCTTTCGCGAAGACCTTGACACAGTCGGATGCCAACAACGGTGGTGGCTTCTCTGTCCCTCGTTACTGTGCAGAGACGATCTTCCCCCGCTTGGATTATTCTGCAGACCCCCCAGTTCAGACTGTCCTGGCTAAGGATGTTCACGGCGAGATTTGGAAATTCCGGCATATTTATCGTGGGACCCCTCGACGACATCTCCTGACAACTGGGTGGAGCACTTTTGTGAACCATAAGAAGCTCATTGCTGGGGATTCCATTGTGTTCTTGAGAACAGAGAATGGAGATCTCTGTGTTGGCATCCGGAGGGCGAAGAGAGGGGTAGGTGGCGGGCCGGAGTCACCATCAGGATGGAATCCATCGGCTGGAAACTGTGTCTCGCCATACGGAGGGTTTTCTGTCTTCTTGAGGGAAGATGAAAGCAAGCTGATGAGAAACAGTAGTGGTGGGAATCTTAATTCCAGTGGAGGCTTGAGGGGTAGGGGCAGAGTGAGGCCTGAATCCGTTATTGAAGCAGCGACTCTTGCTGCAAATGGGAAGCCTTTTGAGGTTGTTTACTACCCCCGGGCCAGTACTCCAGAGTTCTGTGTGAAGGCCGCAGCTATGAGGGCAGCTATGAGAATTCAGTGGTGCTCAGGAATGAGGTTTAAGATGGCTTTTGAGACAGAGGATTCTTCACGGATCAGCTGGTTTATGGGTACCATATCTTCTGTTCAGGTTGCAGACCCCACCTGTTGGCCTAATTCACCTTGGAGGCTTCTTCAG GTAACATGGGATGAACCGGATTTGCTACAGAATGTAAAACGTGTCAGCCCATGGCTGGTTGAATTGGTGTCGAACGTGCCAGCTATCCATCTGACTCCCTTCTCACCACCAAGGAAAAAGTTGCGGCTCCTCCAGCACCCAGAATTTCCCTTCGACGGCCAATTTCCAATGCCAACATTTTCCAGCAATCCCCTTGGGCCCAGCAGCCCCTTGTGTTGTCCATCAGACAGCACTCCTGCAGGCATACAGGGAGCCAGGCATACCCAATTTGGTATTATATCAGATCTCCATCTCAGCAAACTTCAATCAGGTCTATTTCCAGCCAGTTTTCAGCGGCTTGATCACACTGCTCCAGCGTCCAGAATCTCTACTGGCCTCATCATTGGCAACCCCACCATCCATGATAATGTCTCTTGCTTGCTGACTATTGGGAATTCTTCGCAGAACACAAAGAAATCCAATGAAGGAAAGGCACCCCAGTTAGTGCTCTTTGGACAGCCGATACTCACTGAGCAGCAGATATCTCTCAGCTGTTCTAGGGATACAGTCAGTCCATCTGATGGGAATCCAGACAAGACTGTGAACTTCTCATCTGATGGGGCTCTAGAAAGTTCATCCTGTGAACGGTTTCCATGGTACAAGGATCGGCGGACAGGTGAGCTTGGTTTCGAGACAGGGCATTGTAAGGTGTTCATGGAATCAGAGGATGTGGGTCGAACCCTCGATCTCTCAGTCCTTGGCTCATATGAAGAGCTATACAGAAGGCTGGCAAGCATGTTCGGCATAGAAAGATCAGAGATGCTGAATCATGTGCTTTACCGAGATGCAAAAGGTGCAGTTAAACACACTGGAGATGAACCATTCAG TGAGTTCACGAAAACAGCACGGAGGCTAACGATTCTTGTGGATTCGGGTGGCGACAACATTGGAAG AAAGCATGATTTCAACCCTTTTCTTTCAGGCTATTCCTACCAATACACATCAGTGTTTGATATGCATACCCCATCTTCTCCCTACCAACTTCTGAGAGCTCCAAAATGGG ATTACAGAATGCCAATTCAGGAACAAATGATTGCCATCTACTTCGGCGCAGGTGTTAATCTGTTTATGCAGAGTTACGTGTCCATTTGTTTCTAA